A genomic stretch from Arachis stenosperma cultivar V10309 chromosome 3, arast.V10309.gnm1.PFL2, whole genome shotgun sequence includes:
- the LOC130967376 gene encoding uncharacterized protein LOC130967376 — protein MASSLLLAVVFVFDLIAFALAVAAEQRRNNAKLVVDANGRKYCQYDSDIATGLGVGSFFILVASQVIIMIVTRCLCCGKAMRPSGSRSWAICLFITSWVMFIIAAACLLAGSVRNAYHTKYRDLLKQSAPSCETMRKGVFGAGAAFIVLTGIASEIYYVSFSKANNGPPPYARDTGVRMGNL, from the exons ATGGCTTCGTCTCTGTTGCTCGCTGTCGTCTTTGTCTTTGATCTCATTGCttttgctcttgctgttgctgcAGAACAGAGGAGGAACAAC GCCAAGCTAGTTGTTGATGCTAATGGTAGAAAGTACTGCCAATATGATTCTGACATTGCAACTGGCCTTGGCGTGGGTTCGTTCTTCATCCTAGTCGCGAGTCAAGTGATCATAATGATTGTAACTAGATGCCTCTGCTGCGGAAAAGCTATGAGACCAAGTGGTTCCAGATCTTGGGCAATTTGCTTATTCATAACTAGCTG GGTAATGTTTATTATTGCTGCGGCATGCCTGCTGGCCGGTTCTGTGAGGAATGCTTACCACACCAAGTACAGAGATCTCTTGAAACAGAGTGCACCATCGTGCGAGACAATGAGGAAGGGTGTCTTTGGAGCCGGAGCTGCATTCATCGTTCTCACAGGCATAGCCTCTGAGATTTATTATGTTAGTTTTTCCAAAGCTAACAATGGTCCTCCCCCCTATGCCAGGGACACTGGTGTGAGGATGGGAAACTTATAG